DNA from bacterium:
GGTGTTCCGTCATTGCGATGCTGGTTACGATGAAGCGTGGGACTGTGCAGACCGCATGAATGTCCGTATCCCGATGGCTCGCTCATGATGCGCCGTGGGATGCCAATGGCAACATCAGCAAAGGAAGTGAAAATCCTTCACGAGCTGGTGCCGGTGGAAACCAAAGGCGATACCGATATCATCGATATCACAACCGATATCCAACGAATCGTACAAAAAACCGATGTTGAAGCGGGGATGCTTGTCGCTAGTGTCAACGGCTCGACCGCGTCGCTTACAACCATCGAATTTGAACCGGGACTGGTGAAAGACTTCAAAGCGGCATTAGAGCGGTTGTTTCCGAAAAGTATGGCTTATGCCCACGATGCGGCATGGGGAGACGGCAACGGCTATGCCCACATACGCGCCAGTATGATCGGCAGTTCCGTTACTGTTCCAATCCATCGTAGCAAACTACAACTTGGAACCTGGCAGCAAATCGTATTGATCGATTTCGATAATCGACCCCGACATCGCGATTTGTTTATTCAAATAGTCGGCCAATAATATTATTCGTAACCGTAGCAAACTCGCTGCGAGAGAAAACATGTTTCGCAAAATCCTGATCGCAAATCGTGGTGAAATCGCCATCCGAATCATGCGTGCCTGTCGCGAGCTGGGCGTTCGAACGGTAGCGGTATATAGCGATGCCGACCGCAGTTCGCCGCATACGCTTTACGCCGATGAAGTGATAAACATTGGTGCCCCGGCTTCGCGCGATTCGTATTTGCGAATGGACAAAATAATAACCGCCGCTAAGCGAAGCGGGGCAGAAGCAATCCATCCGGGTTATGGATTTTTATCGGAGCGTGCGGAGTTTGCGTTGGCGGTCGCCGAAGCCGGCATCGGTTTCATCGGCCCAACCGCCTCGGCAATCGCCGCAATGGGATCGAAAACTGCTGCCCGAACCCGAATGAAAGCGGTTGGTGTACCGGTCGCACCTGGAGTCGAAGAACCAGTGTCCGATCCGAAAATCGCGCTGCAAATCGCAAAGGAAATCGGTTTCCCGCTCCTGATCAAAGCTGCCCACGGCGGCGGTGGCAAGGGAATGCGGAAAGTGTTTCGCACCGATGATTTGCCGAACTCACTCGAAGCGGCAATGCGCGAGTCGCTTGCCGCCTTTAACTCCCGGGAAGTCTATCTCGAACGATTCATCGAAAATCCGCATCATATCGAGTTTCAAATTCTCGCCGACAAGTATGGCAATGTGATTCATTTGGGTGAGCGCGAGTGTTCTATCCAACGCCGTCACCAGAAATTGATTGAAGAATCACCCTCGCCGTTTATGACGCCGGAACTCCGAGAAGTAATGGGACAAGCGGCGGTCAAAGCGGCGCTGGCGGTGAATTATGAAAATGCCGGCACCATCGAATTTCTCGTCGATGCCCAACGCAATTTCTACTTTTTAGAAATGAATACCCGCTTGCAAGTTGAGCATCCCGTGACCGAATTCGTTACCGGCATCGATATTGTCAAAGCTCAGTTACAGATTGCCGCCGGTGAACCACTGCCATGGAAACAGGAAGATGTTAAACAGAACGGTTGGGCGATTGAAGGGCGGATTTGCAGCGAAGACCCGTTAAACCAGTTTCTCCCTTCGACCGGTCGCATCGTCCATCTCCGTGCCCCATCCGGTCCCGGGGTGCGAGATGATCGTGGTGTCAACGAAGGCAATGAAGTCACCTTGCATTACGATTCGTTGATTGCAAAACTGATTGTTTACGGCGCGACGCGCGACGAAGCGATTGCCCGGATGAAACGAGCCTTGGATGAGTATCATATCATCGGAATTAAAACCACGATTCCGTTTCTACACTGTTTAATGGGACATCCGGTGTTTGTTGGTGGCAATTACAATACAGGTTTTCTTGAAAATGAGATTGATCAGGTTTCGCTCACCAATCGCCGTAGCGACGTAAAGAAATTAGTCGCATTGGCAACCGCGTTGTACGAACAAAAACGCACGGGGAATCTCATCGACAACTCAAAGAT
Protein-coding regions in this window:
- a CDS encoding secondary thiamine-phosphate synthase enzyme YjbQ, whose protein sequence is MATSAKEVKILHELVPVETKGDTDIIDITTDIQRIVQKTDVEAGMLVASVNGSTASLTTIEFEPGLVKDFKAALERLFPKSMAYAHDAAWGDGNGYAHIRASMIGSSVTVPIHRSKLQLGTWQQIVLIDFDNRPRHRDLFIQIVGQ
- the accC gene encoding acetyl-CoA carboxylase biotin carboxylase subunit — encoded protein: MFRKILIANRGEIAIRIMRACRELGVRTVAVYSDADRSSPHTLYADEVINIGAPASRDSYLRMDKIITAAKRSGAEAIHPGYGFLSERAEFALAVAEAGIGFIGPTASAIAAMGSKTAARTRMKAVGVPVAPGVEEPVSDPKIALQIAKEIGFPLLIKAAHGGGGKGMRKVFRTDDLPNSLEAAMRESLAAFNSREVYLERFIENPHHIEFQILADKYGNVIHLGERECSIQRRHQKLIEESPSPFMTPELREVMGQAAVKAALAVNYENAGTIEFLVDAQRNFYFLEMNTRLQVEHPVTEFVTGIDIVKAQLQIAAGEPLPWKQEDVKQNGWAIEGRICSEDPLNQFLPSTGRIVHLRAPSGPGVRDDRGVNEGNEVTLHYDSLIAKLIVYGATRDEAIARMKRALDEYHIIGIKTTIPFLHCLMGHPVFVGGNYNTGFLENEIDQVSLTNRRSDVKKLVALATALYEQKRTGNLIDNSKISTQTPSERNGWKQTGRWDNLRKR